The Apium graveolens cultivar Ventura chromosome 6, ASM990537v1, whole genome shotgun sequence genome contains a region encoding:
- the LOC141663676 gene encoding ABC transporter C family member 10-like — MPEVAVILLMIKLLPQACVYAVYWRFIDSEVNWKEEISMNEDLWTSLCGSSICAYEVGKCNSGFLTIFSPNSCASHLIVISFDILFLISYVSIILHKSSWSNVVVSQSRQGYVPLSIWSSVLNCGIGLIYTGLGIAIIAQKISSENALLPLHQWLVVFFQGFTMLIPGTFSFRKRQYPPAIALKLLSALFVLYAAFISISSGWEVIAYNEASLKSVLDVLTLPGAVLFLLCVLEALKHAQPETVINKATTLYAPLQGEAVNAGSRISEDEDVTPFSCAGILSRMSFWWLNPILKKGKVKVIEDRDLPKLQYTDRVETCYSLFMEHLTTQTQNGTSGSPPVLSSIFIWQRKAILLSGLFALTKVLALAAGPLLLKAFIQVAQGKEAFKYEGYALAAGIFLAKCIESLSERQWNFRTRLIGLQVRSTLSAAIYQKQLRLSNAAKAFHSPGQIINYVIVDAYRIGEFPYYFHQMWATSLQLCLALLIIYYSVGKAMLAALFAVILIVIGNSPLAKLQHKYLTELMITRDRRLRAITEAVTSMKILKLYAWETHFRTVIEGLRKEEARWISAVLSQRGYYLALFWSSTIVITIVTFWACYFMNIPLDYSTVFTFLAAVRIVQEPIKLLPDVAGIFIEAKVSLARIVKFLEEPELQKRSAESHCKYIEHSIVIRGASFSWDINSSNATLENIDMDIRPGEKVAICGEVGSGKSTVLAAILGEVPEIRGTVQVNGKVAYVAQTAWIQTGTIQENILFGSSMDQGKYQEVLKRCSLVQDLEILPSGDCTVIGERGVNLSGGQKQRVQLARALYQDADIYLLDDPFSAVDAHTATSLFNEYVMGALSEKTVLLVTHQVDFLPVFDIVLLMSEGKILQADTYHQLLAHSLDFQNLLIAHSDATNLVKQTTYGSQERPKTSNQEIQNVDVEDEFIEGSGDQLIEKEQKETGDTGLKPYIQYLKQNQGFLYLSVSVVFHMVFILGQLLQGVWLAAELQNPDISTFLLNSIYTGIGCVMSLGLLFRSYAVVVLGTKASKTIFSKVIFSIFRAPMAFFDSTPVGRILSRASSDLSVVDLELAMKFTMALGTTMNTYLSFGILSVLTWPIIFLIIPAIYITKVLQKFYLASANELMRIDGTTKSSVASQLAESIAGAVTIRAFEEEDRFNSENFYLIDANSTPYFHSFSANEWLIQRLEVLCAVIVSFSALGMTLMPLEASKSGYVGMALSYALSLNVFLVYSVQMQSMLSNSIISVERLEQYMHIHSEAPEKIDKNQPPPNWPSVGRVEISNLKVKYQRNAPLVLRGISCIFKGGHSIGIVGRTGSGKTTLISALFRLVEPTEGKIIIDDIDISTIGLHDLRSKLGIIPQDPTLFSGSVRYNIDPLSEHTDIEIWEVLEKCHLRDAVQEKEEGLDSLVAQDGSNWSMGQRQLFCLGRALLKRRKILVLDEATASIDNATDTIIQRTIRTEFATCTVITVAHRIPTVIDCTMVLSMKNGEMVEYDEPNKLLNQEGSMFRKLVEEYWSYSGGHNQH, encoded by the exons ATGCCTGAAGTAGCTGTGATTTTGCTTATGATTAAGTTACTGCCTCAGGCTTGTGTGTATGCAGTTTATTGGCGATTCATCGACAGTGAAGTTAATTGGAAAGAAGAAATCAGTATGAATGAAGATCTATGGACAAGTTTATGTGGGAGTTCAATTTGTGCATATGAAGTTGGAAAATGCAACTCTGGTTTTTTAACCATCTTTAGTCCAAATTCATGTGCTAGTCACCTTATTGTCATTTCTTTCGATATACTTTTTTTGATAAGTTATGTCTCCATCATCCTGCATAAATCGTCCTGGAGTAATGTTGTAGTTTCTCAATCACGACAAGGCTACGTGCCACTGTCGATATGGTCATCCGTTTTGAACTGTGGCATTGGCTTGATTTATACTGGTCTAGGAATTGCAATCATTGCACAAAAAATCAGTTCAGAAAACGCTCTCTTACCTCTACATCAGTGGCTAGTTGTGTTTTTCCAAGGTTTCACAATGTTGATTCCTGGTACTTTTAGTTTCAGAAAGCGACAGTATCCACCTGCTATTGCATTGAAGCTTTTATCAGCTCTCTTTGTACTCTATGCTGCATTCATCAGCATTTCATCTGGTTGGGAAGTCATTGCTTACAACGAAGCATCTTTGAAAAGCGTTCTTGATGTATTAACTTTACCTGGAGCAGTTTTATTTTTGTTATGTGTTTTGGAAGCACTTAAACATGCACAACCTGAAACAGTCATCAACAAGGCCACAACCCTGTATGCACCTTTGCAAGGTGAAGCGGTTAATGCTGGAAGTAGAATCAGCGAGGATGAAGATGTTACTCCTTTCAGTTGTGCAGGAATTTTGAGCAGAATGTCCTTTTGGTGGTTAAACCCAATCCTGAAGAAGGGAAAAGTAAAAGTTATTGAGGACAGAGATCTTCCAAAATTACAGTACACGGATCGTGTAGAGACCTGTTACTCCTTGTTTATGGAGCATCTGACAACACAGACACAAAACGGAACTTCTGGATCTCCTCCAGTTTTGTCAAGTATATTTATCTGGCAGCGTAAAGCTATCTTACTGTCGGGTCTTTTTGCATTGACCAAGGTACTTGCACTTGCTGCAGGCCCCCTTCTACTCAAAGCTTTCATTCAGGTTGCTCAAGGCAAAGAAGCATTTAAGTACGAGGGATATGCACTGGCTGCAGGCATATTTTTGGCCAAATGTATAGAATCACTATCAGAGAGACAATGGAACTTCCGAACTAGATTAATTGGACTTCAAGTGAGATCTACGTTATCTGCTGCTATTTACCAGAAGCAACTTAGACTCTCAAATGCTGCTAAAGCATTTCATTCTCCAGGCCAGATAATAAATTATGTCATTGTAGATGCCTATAGAATTGGCGAATTTCCATACTATTTTCATCAGATGTGGGCAACAAGTCTTCAATTATGTCTTGCCCTTCTCATCATTTACTATTCTGTAGGCAAAGCAATGCTTGCAGCTCTATTTGCAGTGATTTTAATAGTGATAGGAAATTCTCCATTGGCCAAGCTGCAGCACAAGTATTTGACAGAACTCATGATAACACGAGACAGAAGGCTCAGGGCTATTACGGAGGCAGTGACAAGCATGAAAATACTGAAGTTGTATGCGTGGGAGACACACTTTAGGACTGTTATAGAAGGATTGAGGAAAGAAGAAGCAAGGTGGATATCCGCGGTCCTGTCTCAAAGAGGCTATTATTTAGCTCTCTTTTGGTCATCCACAATCGTAATAACAATAGTTACTTTCTGGGCATGCTATTTTATGAATATTCCTCTAGATTATAGCACTGTATTCACATTTCTTGCAGCAGTCCGTATCGTTCAAGAGCCTATTAAGCTTTTACCTGATGTTGCTGGAATTTTCATTGAAGCAAAGGTTTCTTTAGCTCGTATTGTGAAGTTTCTGGAGGAACCTGAATTGCAAAAAAGAAGTGCAGAAAGTCACTGCAAGTATATTGAGCACTCTATTGTAATTAGAGGAGCAAGTTTTTCCTGGGATATCAATTCTTCAAATGCCACTTTGGAAAATATAGATATGGATATAAGACCTGGTGAAAAGGTAGCGATATGTGGAGAAGTTGGCTCAGGTAAATCAACAGTCTTAGCAGCAATTCTCGGAGAAGTTCCAGAAATTAGAGGCACG GTCCAGGTCAATGGAAAGGTAGCTTATGTTGCTCAGACAGCATGGATACAAACAGGCACTATACAAGAGAATATACTCTTCGGGTCATCAATGGATCAAGGGAAGTACCAGGAAGTACTAAAAAGATGTTCACTAGTACAGGACCTTGAAATTCTTCCATCTGGTGATTGCACAGTTATAGGAGAAAGGGGTGTTAATCTCAGTGGTGGGCAGAAGCAGCGGGTTCAGCTTGCCCGTGCACTATATCAAGATGCAGATATataccttcttgatgatccattCAGCGCAGTTGATGCTCATACTGCAACCAGCTTGTTTAAT GAGTATGTCATGGGAGCATTATCAGAGAAAACAGTTTTGCTGGTGACCCATCAAGTTGACTTCCTTCCTGTATTCGACATTGTTCTG CTAATGTCTGAGGGAAAAATTCTTCAAGCTGATACTTACCATCAGTTACTAGCCCATAGTCTCGACTTCCAAAATCTTCTCATTGCACACAGTGATGCTACCAATTTAGTGAAGCAAACTACTTATGGTTCTCAAGAAAGACCTAAAACTTCCAACCAAGAGATACAAAATGTCGATGTTGAAGATGAGTTTATAGAAGGTTCGGGAGACCAATTGATAGAAAAAGAACAAAAAGAGACTGGAGACACTGGTCTAAAACCATACATTCAATACTTGAAGCAAAACCAGGGATTCTTGTACCTATCAGTATCGGTTGTGTTCCATATGGTATTCATACTTGGTCAATTACTGCAAGGTGTTTGGTTGGCTGCTGAACTACAGAATCCCGATATAAGTACCTTTTTACTGAACTCTATATACACCGGTATTGGGTGTGTTATGTCACTGGGATTACTCTTTAGGTCTTATGCAGTAGTTGTATTAGGTACTAAGGCATCAAAAACTATTTTCTCGAAGGTGATATTCTCCATTTTTCGAGCCCCTATGGCCTTCTTTGACTCGACACCTGTTGGAAGGATATTAAGCCGG GCGTCTTCTGATCTCAGTGTCGTAGACCTTGAATTGGCAATGAAATTTACTATGGCGCTTGGAACAACAATGAACACGTATCTCAGCTTTGGAATACTGTCTGTCCTTACCTGGCCTATCATATTTCTCATCATTCCCGCAATTTATATTACCAAAGTTTTACAG AAATTCTACCTGGCTTCTGCTAATGAGTTGATGCGTATTGATGGCACAACAAAGTCTTCAGTTGCAAGCCAACTTGCTGAGTCCATTGCTGGTGCAGTGACTATCAGAGCATTTGAAGAAGAAGATCGATTCAATTCAGAAAACTTTTATCTTATTGATGCAAACTCAACTCCATATTTCCACAGTTTCTCAGCTAACGAGTGGTTGATACAACGTCTGGAAGTATTATGCGCAGTTATTGTCTCATTCTCAGCACTTGGCATGACTCTGATGCCTCTAGAAGCTTCTAAATCAG GATATGTTGGAATGGCTCTATCATATGCCCTTTCCTTGAATGTGTTCCTCGTATATTCTGTACAGATGCAAAGCATGTTATCAAATTCCATCATTTCTGTGGAGAGACTAGAACAGTACATGCACATTCATAGCGAAGCCCCTGAAAAGATCGATAAAAACCAACCTCCACCTAACTGGCCAAGTGTTGGGAGAGTAGAGATCAGCAATCTAAAG GTCAAATACCAGCGAAATGCCCCTCTAGTTCTGCGTGGAATTAGTTGCATTTTCAAAGGAGGGCATAGTATTGGAATAGTTGGAAGGACTGGTAGTGGGAAAACAACTTTGATAAGTGCATTGTTTCGCCTCGTAGAACCTACAGAAGGAAAGATTATAATAGATGACATAGATATCTCCACAATTGGGCTTCATGACCTCAGATCAAAGCTTGGCATCATTCCACAAGATCCCACACTTTTCAGTGGTTCTGTGAGATATAACATAGACCCCTTATCAGAGCATACAGATATCGAAATTTGGGAG GTTCTTGAGAAATGTCACCTTCGCGACGCTGTTcaagaaaaagaagaagggtTGGACTCGTTGG TTGCTCAAGATGGTTCGAATTGGAGCATGGGACAACGCCAGTTATTTTGCCTGGGACGCGCATTATTAAAGAGACGGAAGATATTAGTTCTTGATGAAGCCACTGCATCAATAGACAATGCAACAGATACTATAATCCAGAGAACCATAAGAACAGAATTCGCAACCTGCACCGTAATAACAGTGGCTCACAGAATACCAACTGTGATCGACTGCACCATGGTGCTTTCGATGAAGAATG GAGAGATGGTGGAGTATGATGAGCCTAATAAACTGTTGAACCAGGAGGGCTCAATGTTCAGGAAGCTAGTTGAGGAATACTGGTCTTATTCTGGTGGCCATAACCAACATTAA
- the LOC141666462 gene encoding uncharacterized protein LOC141666462 isoform X2, with translation MAWRTVAQRGIRANLIKALTTSKCRLASMTATTRITTKSAFGVIRCIQDKTIDIFEGMTVKELAKSSGESISDLENILTSVGERIDSEFDSLSIDTAELVAMEIGVNVRRLHTYEGAKVLPRPPVVTVMGHVDHGKTSLLDALRSTSVAAREAGGITQHIGAFVVKMPSGALITFLDTPGHAAFSAMRARGAAVTDLVVLVVAADDGVMPQTIEAMAHAKDANVPIVVAINKCDKPAADPERVKVQLASEGLPLEEMGGDIQVVEVSAVSKTGLDSLEEALLLQAEMMELKARIDGPAQAYVVEARLDKGRGPLATSIVKAGTLVCGQHIVVGAEWGRIRAIRDTAGKFTEQATPAMPVEIEGLKGLPMAGDDITAVESEERARMLSAGRKKKLEKDRLMKIQEDNAVSPDLSEDIDVPERVEMPVIVKADVQGSVQAVTDALKSLNSSQVFINVVHVGVGSITQSDLDLAQASGAIIVGFNVKGPSGCVGTSASKAGVKIKVHRVIYHLLEDIGSLIVEKAPGTFETEVAGDGQVLNIFEVKGRSKAKGEDFKIAGCRVLDGRFTRSSTMRLLRSGEVLFEGSCTSLKREKQDVDTVGKGNECGLVLHNWSDFQIGDVIQCLEQVNRKPKFISSESGAVRIEC, from the exons ATGGCTTGGAGAACGGTTGCACAGAGG GGCATTCGTGCTAATTTGATAAAGGCTCTTACGACATCAAAATGTAGGCTGGCTTCCATGACTGCAACCACAAGAATCACAACTAAATCAGCTTTTGGCGTTATAAGATGCATTCAAG ATAAAACAATTGATATATTTGAAGGCATGACTGTGAAAGAGCTGGCAAAAAGTAGCGGTGAGTCCATTTCTGACTTGGAGAATATTCTCACCAGTGTGGGGGAAAGGATTGACTCGGAATTTGATTCTCTCAGCATTGACACTGCGGAATTAGTTGCGATG GAAATTGGCGTCAATGTTAGGAGGCTACATACCTACGAAGGTGCTAAAGTTCTACCCCGCCCACCAGTTGTAACAGTCATGGGTCATGTTGACCACGGTAAAACGTCTCTTTTGGATGCTCTCCGTTCAACATCTGTTGCAGCCAGGGAAGCTGGAGGTATAACTCAGCATATTGGTGCATTTGTTGTCAAAATGCCATCAGGGGCATTGATAACATTCCTGGACACCCCTGGTCATGCTGCGTTTAGTGCTATGCGAGCTAGAGGTGCGGCAGTCACGGATTTGGTTGTGCTTGTTGTGGCTGCGGACGATGGTGTGATGCCTCAAACTATTGAAGCCATGGCCCATGCAAAGGATGCCAATGTACCAATTGTTGTTGCAATAAATAAATGTGATAAACCAGCAGCAGACCCGGAAAGAGTAAAAGTTCAGCTTGCATCAGAAGGCTTGCCACTAGAGGAAATGGGCGGAGATATTCAGGTTGTTGAGGTTTCTGCAGTAAGTAAAACTGGACTGGATAGTTTGGAGGAGGCTTTACTTTTGCAGGCTGAGATGATGGAACTAAAGGCAAGAATTGACGGGCCTGCACAAGCTTATGTAGTTGAGGCAAGGCTTGACAAAGGAAGAGGTCCATTAGCAACATCAATAGTGAAAGCAGGGACATTAGTCTGTGGGCAGCACATTGTTGTGGGAGCAGAGTGGGGGAGAATACGGGCCATTAGAGATACAGCAGGGAAATTTACAGAACAGGCTACTCCTGCGATGCCTGTTGAGATTGAAGGGCTTAAAGGACTTCCAATGGCAGGTGATGATATTACTGCTGTGGAATCTGAGGAAAGAGCAAGGATGCTCAGTGCAGGCAGGAAAAAGAAACTAGAGAAAGATAGGCTTATGAAGATTCAAGAAGATAATGCAGTATCTCCTGATCTATCAGAAGACATTGACGTTCCCGAGAGGGTTGAAATGCCAGTTATAGTAAAAGCAGATGTTCAAGGTAGTGTCCAAGCCGTGACAGATGCATTGAAGAGTTTAAATAGTTCTCAG GTTTTTATTAATGTTGTCCATGTTGGAGTCGGGTCTATTACTCAGTCTGATTTGGACTTGGCACAAGCCTCTGGTGCAATCATAGTTGGATTCAACGTGAAAGGTCCATCCGGCTGTGTTGGCACGTCTGCAAGTAAAGCTGGTGTAAAG ATTAAAGTCCACCGAGTGATCTATCATCTTTTGGAGGACATTGGTAGTTTAATTGTTGAAAAGGCCCCTGGAACATTTGAGACTGAGGTGGCAGGAGACGGGCAGGTGCTAAACATCTTTGAGGTTAAAGGAAGGAGTAAGGCCAAGGGAGAAGACTTCAAGATTGCTGGTTGTCGAGTGTTAGACGGACGTTTCACAAGATCATCAACAATGAGGCTTCTGAGAAGCGGGGAAGTCCTTTTCGAAGGATCTTGCACATCCTTAAAGCGAGAAAAGCAAGATGTAGACACAGTAGGGAAGGGCAACGAATGTGGACTTGTGCTTCATAATTGGTCAGATTTTCAGATCGGAGATGTTATCCAGTGCTTAGAGCAAGTCAATAGAAAACCCAAGTTCATTTCTTCGGAGAGTGGAGCAGTTCGAATCGAATGCTAG
- the LOC141666462 gene encoding uncharacterized protein LOC141666462 isoform X1, which yields MAWRTVAQRGIRANLIKALTTSKCRLASMTATTRITTKSAFGVIRCIQESSVNSALWSAENCKCLANRSLMRFFHSSPELLARRGNDELNGLKGPKKVKYKKKTTSTQPPVEAPYVPPRLRRISKSLPDKTIDIFEGMTVKELAKSSGESISDLENILTSVGERIDSEFDSLSIDTAELVAMEIGVNVRRLHTYEGAKVLPRPPVVTVMGHVDHGKTSLLDALRSTSVAAREAGGITQHIGAFVVKMPSGALITFLDTPGHAAFSAMRARGAAVTDLVVLVVAADDGVMPQTIEAMAHAKDANVPIVVAINKCDKPAADPERVKVQLASEGLPLEEMGGDIQVVEVSAVSKTGLDSLEEALLLQAEMMELKARIDGPAQAYVVEARLDKGRGPLATSIVKAGTLVCGQHIVVGAEWGRIRAIRDTAGKFTEQATPAMPVEIEGLKGLPMAGDDITAVESEERARMLSAGRKKKLEKDRLMKIQEDNAVSPDLSEDIDVPERVEMPVIVKADVQGSVQAVTDALKSLNSSQVFINVVHVGVGSITQSDLDLAQASGAIIVGFNVKGPSGCVGTSASKAGVKIKVHRVIYHLLEDIGSLIVEKAPGTFETEVAGDGQVLNIFEVKGRSKAKGEDFKIAGCRVLDGRFTRSSTMRLLRSGEVLFEGSCTSLKREKQDVDTVGKGNECGLVLHNWSDFQIGDVIQCLEQVNRKPKFISSESGAVRIEC from the exons ATGGCTTGGAGAACGGTTGCACAGAGG GGCATTCGTGCTAATTTGATAAAGGCTCTTACGACATCAAAATGTAGGCTGGCTTCCATGACTGCAACCACAAGAATCACAACTAAATCAGCTTTTGGCGTTATAAGATGCATTCAAG AATCCTCCGTCAACTCAGCATTATGGAGTGCTGAGAATTGTAAATGCTTAGCAAACCGATCCTTAATGAG GTTTTTTCATTCGAGTCCAGAACTGTTGGCCAGAAGAGGCAACGATGAGTTAAATGGTTTAAAGGGTCCCAAAAAAGTAAAGTATAAAAAAAAAACCACTTCCACACAGCCACCTGTGGAAGCACCATATGTGCCACCCAGACTAAGGAGAATTTCCAAATCCTTGCCAGATAAAACAATTGATATATTTGAAGGCATGACTGTGAAAGAGCTGGCAAAAAGTAGCGGTGAGTCCATTTCTGACTTGGAGAATATTCTCACCAGTGTGGGGGAAAGGATTGACTCGGAATTTGATTCTCTCAGCATTGACACTGCGGAATTAGTTGCGATG GAAATTGGCGTCAATGTTAGGAGGCTACATACCTACGAAGGTGCTAAAGTTCTACCCCGCCCACCAGTTGTAACAGTCATGGGTCATGTTGACCACGGTAAAACGTCTCTTTTGGATGCTCTCCGTTCAACATCTGTTGCAGCCAGGGAAGCTGGAGGTATAACTCAGCATATTGGTGCATTTGTTGTCAAAATGCCATCAGGGGCATTGATAACATTCCTGGACACCCCTGGTCATGCTGCGTTTAGTGCTATGCGAGCTAGAGGTGCGGCAGTCACGGATTTGGTTGTGCTTGTTGTGGCTGCGGACGATGGTGTGATGCCTCAAACTATTGAAGCCATGGCCCATGCAAAGGATGCCAATGTACCAATTGTTGTTGCAATAAATAAATGTGATAAACCAGCAGCAGACCCGGAAAGAGTAAAAGTTCAGCTTGCATCAGAAGGCTTGCCACTAGAGGAAATGGGCGGAGATATTCAGGTTGTTGAGGTTTCTGCAGTAAGTAAAACTGGACTGGATAGTTTGGAGGAGGCTTTACTTTTGCAGGCTGAGATGATGGAACTAAAGGCAAGAATTGACGGGCCTGCACAAGCTTATGTAGTTGAGGCAAGGCTTGACAAAGGAAGAGGTCCATTAGCAACATCAATAGTGAAAGCAGGGACATTAGTCTGTGGGCAGCACATTGTTGTGGGAGCAGAGTGGGGGAGAATACGGGCCATTAGAGATACAGCAGGGAAATTTACAGAACAGGCTACTCCTGCGATGCCTGTTGAGATTGAAGGGCTTAAAGGACTTCCAATGGCAGGTGATGATATTACTGCTGTGGAATCTGAGGAAAGAGCAAGGATGCTCAGTGCAGGCAGGAAAAAGAAACTAGAGAAAGATAGGCTTATGAAGATTCAAGAAGATAATGCAGTATCTCCTGATCTATCAGAAGACATTGACGTTCCCGAGAGGGTTGAAATGCCAGTTATAGTAAAAGCAGATGTTCAAGGTAGTGTCCAAGCCGTGACAGATGCATTGAAGAGTTTAAATAGTTCTCAG GTTTTTATTAATGTTGTCCATGTTGGAGTCGGGTCTATTACTCAGTCTGATTTGGACTTGGCACAAGCCTCTGGTGCAATCATAGTTGGATTCAACGTGAAAGGTCCATCCGGCTGTGTTGGCACGTCTGCAAGTAAAGCTGGTGTAAAG ATTAAAGTCCACCGAGTGATCTATCATCTTTTGGAGGACATTGGTAGTTTAATTGTTGAAAAGGCCCCTGGAACATTTGAGACTGAGGTGGCAGGAGACGGGCAGGTGCTAAACATCTTTGAGGTTAAAGGAAGGAGTAAGGCCAAGGGAGAAGACTTCAAGATTGCTGGTTGTCGAGTGTTAGACGGACGTTTCACAAGATCATCAACAATGAGGCTTCTGAGAAGCGGGGAAGTCCTTTTCGAAGGATCTTGCACATCCTTAAAGCGAGAAAAGCAAGATGTAGACACAGTAGGGAAGGGCAACGAATGTGGACTTGTGCTTCATAATTGGTCAGATTTTCAGATCGGAGATGTTATCCAGTGCTTAGAGCAAGTCAATAGAAAACCCAAGTTCATTTCTTCGGAGAGTGGAGCAGTTCGAATCGAATGCTAG
- the LOC141666462 gene encoding uncharacterized protein LOC141666462 isoform X3: MTVKELAKSSGESISDLENILTSVGERIDSEFDSLSIDTAELVAMEIGVNVRRLHTYEGAKVLPRPPVVTVMGHVDHGKTSLLDALRSTSVAAREAGGITQHIGAFVVKMPSGALITFLDTPGHAAFSAMRARGAAVTDLVVLVVAADDGVMPQTIEAMAHAKDANVPIVVAINKCDKPAADPERVKVQLASEGLPLEEMGGDIQVVEVSAVSKTGLDSLEEALLLQAEMMELKARIDGPAQAYVVEARLDKGRGPLATSIVKAGTLVCGQHIVVGAEWGRIRAIRDTAGKFTEQATPAMPVEIEGLKGLPMAGDDITAVESEERARMLSAGRKKKLEKDRLMKIQEDNAVSPDLSEDIDVPERVEMPVIVKADVQGSVQAVTDALKSLNSSQVFINVVHVGVGSITQSDLDLAQASGAIIVGFNVKGPSGCVGTSASKAGVKIKVHRVIYHLLEDIGSLIVEKAPGTFETEVAGDGQVLNIFEVKGRSKAKGEDFKIAGCRVLDGRFTRSSTMRLLRSGEVLFEGSCTSLKREKQDVDTVGKGNECGLVLHNWSDFQIGDVIQCLEQVNRKPKFISSESGAVRIEC, from the exons ATGACTGTGAAAGAGCTGGCAAAAAGTAGCGGTGAGTCCATTTCTGACTTGGAGAATATTCTCACCAGTGTGGGGGAAAGGATTGACTCGGAATTTGATTCTCTCAGCATTGACACTGCGGAATTAGTTGCGATG GAAATTGGCGTCAATGTTAGGAGGCTACATACCTACGAAGGTGCTAAAGTTCTACCCCGCCCACCAGTTGTAACAGTCATGGGTCATGTTGACCACGGTAAAACGTCTCTTTTGGATGCTCTCCGTTCAACATCTGTTGCAGCCAGGGAAGCTGGAGGTATAACTCAGCATATTGGTGCATTTGTTGTCAAAATGCCATCAGGGGCATTGATAACATTCCTGGACACCCCTGGTCATGCTGCGTTTAGTGCTATGCGAGCTAGAGGTGCGGCAGTCACGGATTTGGTTGTGCTTGTTGTGGCTGCGGACGATGGTGTGATGCCTCAAACTATTGAAGCCATGGCCCATGCAAAGGATGCCAATGTACCAATTGTTGTTGCAATAAATAAATGTGATAAACCAGCAGCAGACCCGGAAAGAGTAAAAGTTCAGCTTGCATCAGAAGGCTTGCCACTAGAGGAAATGGGCGGAGATATTCAGGTTGTTGAGGTTTCTGCAGTAAGTAAAACTGGACTGGATAGTTTGGAGGAGGCTTTACTTTTGCAGGCTGAGATGATGGAACTAAAGGCAAGAATTGACGGGCCTGCACAAGCTTATGTAGTTGAGGCAAGGCTTGACAAAGGAAGAGGTCCATTAGCAACATCAATAGTGAAAGCAGGGACATTAGTCTGTGGGCAGCACATTGTTGTGGGAGCAGAGTGGGGGAGAATACGGGCCATTAGAGATACAGCAGGGAAATTTACAGAACAGGCTACTCCTGCGATGCCTGTTGAGATTGAAGGGCTTAAAGGACTTCCAATGGCAGGTGATGATATTACTGCTGTGGAATCTGAGGAAAGAGCAAGGATGCTCAGTGCAGGCAGGAAAAAGAAACTAGAGAAAGATAGGCTTATGAAGATTCAAGAAGATAATGCAGTATCTCCTGATCTATCAGAAGACATTGACGTTCCCGAGAGGGTTGAAATGCCAGTTATAGTAAAAGCAGATGTTCAAGGTAGTGTCCAAGCCGTGACAGATGCATTGAAGAGTTTAAATAGTTCTCAG GTTTTTATTAATGTTGTCCATGTTGGAGTCGGGTCTATTACTCAGTCTGATTTGGACTTGGCACAAGCCTCTGGTGCAATCATAGTTGGATTCAACGTGAAAGGTCCATCCGGCTGTGTTGGCACGTCTGCAAGTAAAGCTGGTGTAAAG ATTAAAGTCCACCGAGTGATCTATCATCTTTTGGAGGACATTGGTAGTTTAATTGTTGAAAAGGCCCCTGGAACATTTGAGACTGAGGTGGCAGGAGACGGGCAGGTGCTAAACATCTTTGAGGTTAAAGGAAGGAGTAAGGCCAAGGGAGAAGACTTCAAGATTGCTGGTTGTCGAGTGTTAGACGGACGTTTCACAAGATCATCAACAATGAGGCTTCTGAGAAGCGGGGAAGTCCTTTTCGAAGGATCTTGCACATCCTTAAAGCGAGAAAAGCAAGATGTAGACACAGTAGGGAAGGGCAACGAATGTGGACTTGTGCTTCATAATTGGTCAGATTTTCAGATCGGAGATGTTATCCAGTGCTTAGAGCAAGTCAATAGAAAACCCAAGTTCATTTCTTCGGAGAGTGGAGCAGTTCGAATCGAATGCTAG